Proteins found in one Armatimonadota bacterium genomic segment:
- a CDS encoding glycosyl transferase family 1 — MRIAIDARCLTGAYTGDRTYWLGLVRGLCALEHEHRILLYTHTPITDPLLPEDERLKQRVIPARNLRWWSWKLFPDAANADGADVAHVQYTVPTRLKMPVVTTVHDISFRLMPHCFPLKHRLLLNLTVPRSMRRAARVITVSESSRQDILRVYRLPAEKVVAIPNASDERMRPVERAVAEQTLRQHYGLETPFVLMVGVLQPRKNLPLAVQAFAQVVLPGNLPHRLVIVGKPGWGMEELQKAIAHWEVQERTVLTGYVPDEHLPSFYSSADALMYPSLYEGFGLPPLEAMQCGCPVLASDIPVMREVVGDTGMLLSPHDPVVWTQALHTVLTNEWVRQQMRQRGFQQAARFSWKESARRTLEVYQTLGMRA; from the coding sequence ATGCGCATCGCCATTGACGCCCGCTGTTTGACAGGAGCCTACACGGGCGACCGCACCTACTGGTTGGGACTGGTGCGCGGGTTGTGTGCGCTGGAACATGAGCATCGCATCCTGCTATATACGCACACTCCCATCACCGACCCGCTGTTACCTGAGGACGAGCGTCTGAAGCAGAGGGTCATCCCTGCCCGCAACCTGCGCTGGTGGAGCTGGAAACTCTTTCCCGACGCGGCAAACGCCGATGGCGCGGATGTGGCACACGTGCAATACACCGTGCCCACTCGTCTGAAGATGCCGGTAGTGACCACTGTGCACGACATCTCCTTTCGCCTGATGCCTCACTGTTTTCCGCTGAAACACCGTCTGCTGCTGAATCTCACCGTACCGCGCTCGATGCGTCGTGCCGCGCGGGTCATCACCGTTTCCGAAAGCAGCCGTCAGGACATCCTGCGCGTATACCGACTGCCTGCAGAGAAGGTGGTGGCGATACCCAACGCATCGGATGAGCGGATGCGACCGGTGGAGCGAGCGGTAGCCGAGCAGACCCTGCGCCAGCACTACGGCTTGGAGACGCCTTTCGTGCTGATGGTGGGGGTGTTGCAACCGCGCAAGAACCTCCCGCTGGCGGTGCAGGCGTTCGCGCAGGTGGTGTTGCCGGGCAACCTGCCGCATCGGCTGGTGATCGTGGGCAAACCGGGCTGGGGGATGGAGGAGCTGCAAAAGGCGATTGCCCACTGGGAGGTGCAGGAGAGGACGGTGCTGACAGGTTACGTGCCAGACGAACACCTGCCCAGCTTCTACTCCTCTGCCGACGCGCTGATGTATCCCAGCCTGTATGAGGGTTTCGGTTTGCCGCCGTTAGAAGCGATGCAGTGCGGTTGCCCTGTGCTGGCGAGCGATATTCCCGTGATGCGCGAGGTGGTGGGCGATACGGGCATGTTGCTTTCGCCTCATGACCCTGTGGTGTGGACGCAGGCGCTGCACACGGTACTGACCAACGAGTGGGTACGCCAGCAGATGCGTCAGCGTGGCTTCCAGCAAGCTGCCCGCTTCTCGTGGAAGGAGTCGGCGAGGCGAACGCTGGAGGTTTATCAGACGTTGGGCATGCGCGCGTGA
- a CDS encoding hypothetical protein (possible pseudo, internal stop codon), giving the protein MRLEQTLPSVEREYRGMWVATVDNIDWPSKPGLPSDVQKAELIAILDRAAELRFNVIVLQVRPACSVLYDSRIEPWSEVLSGRMGKPPEPYYDPLAFAVEEAHRRGMELHAWFNPYRARHPSERSEIHPQHISKRRPELVKQYGRYLWLDPGEPDVVEHSLSVMLEVVKRYDVDGVHIDDYFYPYKERDEKGNILDFPDEPSWQRYRRSGGKLSRDDWRRQNVDRFVERVYREIKGTKRWVKFGISPFGLWRPGYPPQARGFDAYSELYADSRKWLQEGWCDYYVPQLYFKRDHPTLSFPVLLKWWVEQNTRGRHILAGNFTSKVADGSSTAWDAQEIAEQVRLTRQQAGAVGNIHFSARAFMQDRGGICKLIRDLHAQPALTPPSPWLSRSKPRSPAVQATRSAGGAIQLRWQAQGRHPVAWWVVAYRNNGEWTVQALPAHSEGYIVPPVANLAFVCVIDRYGNASDWAAAEMTG; this is encoded by the coding sequence ATGCGTCTGGAGCAAACACTTCCTTCTGTAGAGCGGGAATATCGCGGTATGTGGGTGGCTACTGTGGACAACATCGACTGGCCCTCCAAACCCGGGCTTCCGTCCGATGTGCAAAAAGCCGAACTGATAGCGATACTGGACAGGGCGGCGGAACTGAGGTTCAACGTGATCGTGCTGCAGGTGCGCCCGGCGTGTTCGGTGCTGTACGACTCCAGAATCGAGCCCTGGTCCGAGGTGCTGAGCGGAAGGATGGGTAAGCCGCCCGAACCCTACTACGACCCTCTCGCCTTTGCGGTGGAAGAGGCGCACAGGCGCGGCATGGAGCTCCATGCGTGGTTCAATCCCTATCGGGCACGACATCCCTCCGAGAGGTCGGAGATTCATCCCCAGCACATCAGCAAGCGACGCCCCGAACTGGTCAAGCAGTACGGACGATACCTGTGGCTGGACCCTGGCGAGCCCGATGTGGTGGAACATTCCCTCTCGGTGATGCTGGAAGTGGTGAAGCGCTACGACGTGGACGGCGTGCATATCGACGATTACTTCTACCCCTATAAAGAGCGCGACGAAAAGGGCAATATCCTCGATTTCCCCGATGAACCCAGCTGGCAGCGCTACCGCCGCTCTGGCGGCAAGCTGAGCCGTGACGACTGGCGCAGGCAAAATGTGGACCGCTTTGTGGAAAGGGTCTACCGCGAAATCAAGGGCACCAAACGCTGGGTGAAGTTCGGCATCAGCCCCTTCGGTCTGTGGCGACCGGGCTATCCCCCCCAGGCACGCGGCTTTGACGCGTACTCGGAGCTCTACGCCGACTCGCGCAAATGGCTGCAAGAAGGCTGGTGTGACTACTATGTGCCTCAGCTGTATTTCAAGAGAGACCATCCCACCCTCAGCTTCCCTGTATTGCTGAAGTGGTGGGTGGAGCAGAATACACGGGGCAGACATATCCTCGCTGGCAACTTCACCAGCAAGGTGGCAGACGGCAGCAGCACCGCGTGGGATGCGCAGGAGATTGCCGAGCAGGTACGCCTGACGCGCCAGCAGGCAGGTGCAGTGGGCAACATCCACTTCAGCGCACGGGCGTTCATGCAGGACAGGGGAGGCATCTGCAAGCTGATTCGAGACCTGCACGCCCAGCCTGCGCTCACTCCGCCTTCGCCCTGGCTGAGCCGTTCCAAGCCGCGCTCGCCTGCGGTTCAGGCAACCCGATCTGCCGGGGGAGCCATTCAGCTTCGATGGCAGGCTCAGGGAAGGCACCCTGTAGCATGGTGGGTAGTGGCTTACCGCAACAACGGTGAGTGGACAGTGCAGGCATTGCCCGCACACAGCGAGGGCTATATCGTGCCTCCGGTGGCAAACCTCGCTTTCGTGTGTGTGATAGACCGTTATGGTAATGCCAGCGACTGGGCAGCAGCAGAGATGACGGGGTGA